One Lycium barbarum isolate Lr01 chromosome 5, ASM1917538v2, whole genome shotgun sequence genomic window carries:
- the LOC132642012 gene encoding probable WRKY transcription factor 4 isoform X1, with amino-acid sequence MAENEGSSSSRGQLLRPTITLPPRNNTSMENIFSGGISPGPMTLVSSFFSDNDPDSACPSFSQLLAGAMTSPAGFPAIRPGLPPPSTAAMVTTQSPSLTFSVPPGLSPTSLFDGFFSPGQQVLAQLTAQATQAQSQMHIQPDYPSSSTAAAPSMSQFQSLTSNGAANQQIPNIVKESSDVSLSDQRSEPASFVAVDKPADDGYNWRKYGQKHVKGSEYPRSYYKCTHPNCPVKKKVERSLDGQVTEIIYKGQHNHLPPQASKRSRESGNYNLQGPYELNSEGLAGNFNKPKEGEPSYSLRMKDQESSQANDQISGSSDSEEVGNAETRVDGRDIDERESKRRAVEVQTSEAACSHRTVAEPRIIVQTTSEVDLLDDGYRWRKYGQKVVKGNPYPRSYYKCTSQGCNVRKHVERAATDPKAVITTYEGKHNHDVPAARNSSHNTANNSMSQLRPHNPVVDKPAAMRRTDFPSNEQQPIALLRFKEEQIT; translated from the exons ATGGCTGAAAATgaaggatcatcatcatcaaggGGTCAATTATTACGTCCAACAATTACTTTACCACCAAGAAATAATACTTCAATGGAAAATATATTTTCAGGTGGTATTAGTCCAGGTCCGATGACACTTGTATCAAGTTTTTTTTCGGATAATGATCCGGATTCTGCGTGTCCTTCTTTTTCACAGTTACTTGCTGGTGCAATGACTTCTCCGGCGGGTTTTCCGGCGATTAGACCCGGTTTACCGCCACCGTCTACGGCGGCGATGGTAACAACTCAGTCGCCGTCGTTGACGTTTAGTGTGCCACCTGGATTGAGTCCAACTAGTTTGTTTGATGGGTTTTTTTCACCTGGTCAG CAAGTGCTTGCTCAACTTACAGCTCAGGCAACCCAGGCTCAGTCTCAAATGCACATTCAGCCCGACTATCCATCTTCTTCAACAGCAGCTGCACCATCAATGTCTCAGTTCCAATCCTTAACATCAAATGGAGCAGCAAACCAACAGATACCTAACATCGTGAAAGAGTCATCAGATGTTTCCCTATCTGATCAGAGGTCAGAACCTGCTTCCTTTGTTGCTGTTGACAAACCTGCTGATGACGGCTACAACTGGCGAAAGTATGGACAGAAGCATGTCAAGGGAAGTGAATATCCTCGTAGCTATTACAAGTGTACACATCCAAATTGTCCAGTCAAGAAGAAGGTCGAGCGCTCCCTAGATGGCCAGGTGACTGAGATTATATATAAGGGCCAACACAACCATCTGCCACCTCAAGCTAGTAAGCGTTCAAGAGAAAGTGGAAACTATAATCTTCAGGGGCCCTATGAGCTCAATTCAGAGGGTCTGGCAGGAAATTTTAACAAACCCAAGGAGGGCGAACCTTCCTATTCGTTAAGAATGAAGGATCAAGAATCCAGCCAAGCAAATGACCAGATCTCTGGATCAAGTGACAGTGAGGAAGTGGGTAATGCAGAGACTAGAGTGGATGGGAGGGATATTGACGAACGGGAATCAAAGCGGAG GGCTGTAGAAGTACAAACTTCAGAGGCAGCTTGTTCTCACCGGACTGTTGCAGAACCTAGGATCATTGTTCAAACTACCAGTGAAGTTGATCTATTGGACGATGGTTATAGATGGAGAAAGTATGGCCAGAAGGTTGTTAAAGGAAATCCTTATCCAAG AAGCTATTATAAATGTACCAGCCAGGGATGTAATGTGAGAAAGCATGTCGAAAGGGCTGCAACTGACCCTAAAGCAGTCATAACAACATACGAGGGTAAACATAATCATGATGTGCCTGCAGCCAGGAACAGTAGCCACAACACAGCCAATAATTCGATGTCACAATTGAGGCCACACAACCCTGTAGTCGATAAGCCAGCTGCAATGCGGAGAACAGACTTTCCGAGCAATGAACAACAACCTATAGCACTTCTACGTTTCAAGGAAGAACAAATTACATGA
- the LOC132642012 gene encoding probable WRKY transcription factor 4 isoform X2: MAENEGSSSSRGQLLRPTITLPPRNNTSMENIFSGGISPGPMTLVSSFFSDNDPDSACPSFSQLLAGAMTSPAGFPAIRPGLPPPSTAAMVTTQSPSLTFSVPPGLSPTSLFDGFFSPGQLIMYLHLTGPFGMSHQQVLAQLTAQATQAQSQMHIQPDYPSSSTAAAPSMSQFQSLTSNGAANQQIPNIVKESSDVSLSDQRSEPASFVAVDKPADDGYNWRKYGQKHVKGSEYPRSYYKCTHPNCPVKKKVERSLDGQVTEIIYKGQHNHLPPQASKRSRESGNYNLQGPYELNSEGLAGNFNKPKEGEPSYSLRMKDQESSQANDQISGSSDSEEVGNAETRVDGRDIDERESKRRAVEVQTSEAACSHRTVAEPRIIVQTTSEVDLLDDGYRWRKYGQKVVKGNPYPRSYYKCTSQGCNVRKHVERAATDPKAVITTYEGKHNHDVPAARNSSHNTANNSMSQLRPHNPVVDKPAAMRRTDFPSNEQQPIALLRFKEEQIT; encoded by the exons ATGGCTGAAAATgaaggatcatcatcatcaaggGGTCAATTATTACGTCCAACAATTACTTTACCACCAAGAAATAATACTTCAATGGAAAATATATTTTCAGGTGGTATTAGTCCAGGTCCGATGACACTTGTATCAAGTTTTTTTTCGGATAATGATCCGGATTCTGCGTGTCCTTCTTTTTCACAGTTACTTGCTGGTGCAATGACTTCTCCGGCGGGTTTTCCGGCGATTAGACCCGGTTTACCGCCACCGTCTACGGCGGCGATGGTAACAACTCAGTCGCCGTCGTTGACGTTTAGTGTGCCACCTGGATTGAGTCCAACTAGTTTGTTTGATGGGTTTTTTTCACCTGGTCAG TTAATTATGTATCTTCATTTGACTGGCCCTTTTGGAATGTCACATCAGCAAGTGCTTGCTCAACTTACAGCTCAGGCAACCCAGGCTCAGTCTCAAATGCACATTCAGCCCGACTATCCATCTTCTTCAACAGCAGCTGCACCATCAATGTCTCAGTTCCAATCCTTAACATCAAATGGAGCAGCAAACCAACAGATACCTAACATCGTGAAAGAGTCATCAGATGTTTCCCTATCTGATCAGAGGTCAGAACCTGCTTCCTTTGTTGCTGTTGACAAACCTGCTGATGACGGCTACAACTGGCGAAAGTATGGACAGAAGCATGTCAAGGGAAGTGAATATCCTCGTAGCTATTACAAGTGTACACATCCAAATTGTCCAGTCAAGAAGAAGGTCGAGCGCTCCCTAGATGGCCAGGTGACTGAGATTATATATAAGGGCCAACACAACCATCTGCCACCTCAAGCTAGTAAGCGTTCAAGAGAAAGTGGAAACTATAATCTTCAGGGGCCCTATGAGCTCAATTCAGAGGGTCTGGCAGGAAATTTTAACAAACCCAAGGAGGGCGAACCTTCCTATTCGTTAAGAATGAAGGATCAAGAATCCAGCCAAGCAAATGACCAGATCTCTGGATCAAGTGACAGTGAGGAAGTGGGTAATGCAGAGACTAGAGTGGATGGGAGGGATATTGACGAACGGGAATCAAAGCGGAG GGCTGTAGAAGTACAAACTTCAGAGGCAGCTTGTTCTCACCGGACTGTTGCAGAACCTAGGATCATTGTTCAAACTACCAGTGAAGTTGATCTATTGGACGATGGTTATAGATGGAGAAAGTATGGCCAGAAGGTTGTTAAAGGAAATCCTTATCCAAG AAGCTATTATAAATGTACCAGCCAGGGATGTAATGTGAGAAAGCATGTCGAAAGGGCTGCAACTGACCCTAAAGCAGTCATAACAACATACGAGGGTAAACATAATCATGATGTGCCTGCAGCCAGGAACAGTAGCCACAACACAGCCAATAATTCGATGTCACAATTGAGGCCACACAACCCTGTAGTCGATAAGCCAGCTGCAATGCGGAGAACAGACTTTCCGAGCAATGAACAACAACCTATAGCACTTCTACGTTTCAAGGAAGAACAAATTACATGA
- the LOC132642013 gene encoding uncharacterized protein LOC132642013 produces the protein MGGCVSSQTKKIKLKSKYIPKTRRFRRKAPSSVSVAPIEQLTVAENYVRNVDVCEFVTIDYESQASSPAFHHSQNYRRVDVTGLSQDEAWFDSCSVLDSDSDEDFTSVLEEMCPSLVVAAGSALDNQSQSESALHINDTINNNDMARVDGNLTKRNNIVEDPSLTSQRRKLSVVTLAVSKILHDGDTITEFCSSRRLLYHPRAGILIPHSGDVKLTQGCWSSISPSVFKLRGMNYFRDKRKFPAPNYCPYVPIGVDLFVCPRKISHIARHLELPFVEPDEKVPSLLIVNIQLPSYPTSMFLGDYDGEGTSLVLYFKVSENFEKEITPQFQDSIKKFVTDEMETVKGFAKESTVPFRERLKIMVGVANPEDLHLNPAEKKLLHAYNEKPVLSRPQHAFYKGANYFEIDLDVHRFSYISRKGFDAFRERLKHGILDLGLTIQAQKQEELPERVLCCVRLNKIDFVNRGQIPQLIIPLDN, from the exons ATGGGTGGATGTGTTTCGAGTCAAACTAAGAAGATTAAGTTAAAATCAAAGTACATTCCCAAGACTCGCAGGTTTCGAAGGAAGGCACCATCTTCTGTTTCTGTTGCACCGATAGAGCAACTTACTGTTGCGGAAAACTATGTAAGGAATGTTGATGTTTGTGAGTTTGTTACAATAGACTATGAGAGCCAGGCTTCAAGTCCAGCATTTCATCACTCCCAAAACTATCGTCGAGTTGATGTAACTG GATTAAGCCAAGATGAAGCATGGTTTGATTCTTGCAGCGTCCTCGACTCTGATTCAGATGAAGACTTTACTAGTGTTCTTGAGG AAATGTGCCCTTCACTCGTCGTTGCAGCTGGGAGCGCATTGGATAATCAAAGTCAAAGTGAAAGCGCTTTACACATTAATGATACCATCAATAACAATGATATGGCACGT GTAGATGGAAATCTTACTAAGCGGAACAACATTGTGGAGGATCCAAGTTTGACATCTCAAAGAAGGAAGTTATCAGTTGTAACACTTGCTGTTAGTAAAATACTGCATGATGGAGACACGATTACGGAGTTTT GTTCATCAAGGAGATTATTGTATCATCCGAGAGCAGGAATTCTTATTCCACATTCCGGAGATGTGAAACTGACTCAAGGATGTTGGAGTTCGATATCACCTTCTGTATTTAAGCTTCGTGGCATGAATTATTTCAG GGATAAAAGGAAATTTCCTGCTCCTAATTATTGTCCATATGTACCTATCGGTGTTGATTTATTTGTCTGTCCGCGGAAGATATCTCACATTGCACGGCATCTTGAGCTTCCCTTTGTAGAGCCAGATGAAAAAGTCCCATCACTGCTCATCGTCAATATACAG CTGCCTAGTTACCCTACTTCAATGTTCCTTGGGGACTATGATGGTGAGGGAACGAGCCTTGTACTATATTTCAAAGTATCAGAGAATTTTGAAAAAGAGATAACTCCACAATTTCAAGACAGCATAAAG AAATTTGTAACAGATGAAATGGAAACCGTAAAGGGTTTTGCCAAGGAATCAACAGTTCCTTTCAGGGAAAGACTCAAAATTATGGTTGGTGTAGCCAATCCTGAAGACCTTCATTTAAATCCCGCGGAGAAGAAGCTTTTACATGCGTATAATGAAAAACCAGTGCTTTCGCGTCCTCAACATGCTTTCTACAAG GGGGCCAACTACTTTGAGATAGACCTGGATGTTCATCGTTTCAGCTACATTTCCAGGAAAGGGTTTGATGCATTTAGAGAAAGGCTGAAACATGGAATCCTTGATCTTGGATTAACAATCCAG GCACAGAAGCAAGAGGAGCTGCCAGAGAGAGTTTTGTGCTGTGTTCGATTGAATAAAATTGACTTTGTAAATCGTGGCCAGATACCTCAACTTATAATTCCTCTTGATAATTGA